From Natator depressus isolate rNatDep1 chromosome 7, rNatDep2.hap1, whole genome shotgun sequence, the proteins below share one genomic window:
- the RBM5 gene encoding RNA-binding protein 5 encodes MGSDKRVSRTERSGRYGSIIDREDRDDRDSRSRRRDSDYKRSSEERRSERYDDSRDYDSRDYDSPERDRERERERRNSDKSEDGYHSDGDYGEHDYRNDINDEKESKTIMLRGLPITVTENDIRELIESFEGPQPADVRLMKRKTGVSRGFAFVEFYHFQDATSWMEANQKKLVIQGKQIAMHYSNPRPKFEDWLCNKCCLYNFRRRLKCFRCGADKFDSEQEVPPGSAEAVQSVDYYCDTIILRNIAPHTVVDSIMTALTPYASLAVNNIRLIKDKQTQQNRGFAFVQLSSAMDASQLLQILQSLQPPLKIDGKTIGVDFAKSARKDLLLPDGNRVSAFSVASTAIAAAQWSSTQPQSGEGGTIDYSYLQPGQDGYTQYAQYSQDYQQYYQSQAGALDTEAAIISGAPVTTTTAAVVSQSPQLYNQQPNSPDSPTETAQPSTSTQAQSASPTGVVPGTKCAVPDTSTYQYDESSGYYYDPITGLYYDPNSQYYYNALTQQYLYWDGEKETYMPAAEGITYQQTSAPSSKEGKEKKEKPKSKTAQQIAKDMERWAKSLNKQKENFKNSFQPLCSREEERRESAAADAGFALFEKKGTLSERQQVMPEVVKNGEEENPLKRGLVAAYSGDSDNEEDLLERIENEEEKLTDWKKLACLLCRRQFPNKDALVRHQQLSDLHKQNMDIYRRSRLSEQELEALELREREMKYRDRAAERREKYGIPEPPEPKRKKVFDAGTVNYEQPTKDGIDHSNIGNKMLQAMGWREGSGLGRKCQGITAPIEAQVRMRGAGLGAKGSSYGVSTADSYKDAVRKAMFARFTEME; translated from the exons ATGGGCTCCGATAAACG TGTGAGTAGGACTGAACGGAGTGGAAGGTACGGCTCTATCATAGATAGAGAGGATCGGGATGATCGGGACTCTAGAAGCAGGCGAAGGGATTCTGATTACAAGAGATCCAGTGAGGAGCGCAGGAGCGAGAGATATGACGACAGCCGGGACTATGACAGCCGGGACTATGacagccctgag agggacagggagagggagcgTGAGAGACGGAATAGTGATAAATCAGAAGATGGGTACCATTCTGATGGTGACTATGGAGAGCACGACTACAGGAATGACATTAATGATGAGAAAGAAAGCAAGACCATCATGTTGCGTGGCCTTCCTATCACTGTTACAGAAAACGAT ATTCGAGAGCTTATTGAGTCCTTCGAAGGCCCTCAGCCTGCAGACGTGAGGCTGATGAAGAGAAAgacag GTGTAAGCCGTGGTTTCGCCTTCGTGGAGTTTTATCACTTTCAAGATGCTACCAGCTGGATGGAAGCCAATCAG AAAAAACTGGTGATTCAAGGGAAGCAGATTGCAATGCACTACAGCAACCCGAGGCCTAAATTTGAAGACTGGCTTTGTAACAAG TGCTGCCTTTACAACTTCAGGAGACGGTTAAAATGCTTCCGCTGTGGAGCAGATAAATTTG ATTCAGAACAGGAGGTACCACCTGGATCAGCAGAGGCTGTTCAGTCTGTGGATTACTACTGCGATA CCATCATTTTACGAAACATAGCTCCCCACACAGTGGTGGATTCCATCATGACTGCACTGACTCCATATGCTTCGCTGGCAGTCAATAACATTCGCCTTATCAAAGACAAGCAGACCCAGCAGAATAGGGGTTTTGCATTTGTGCAGCTGTCTTCTGCAATG GATGCATCTCAGTTGTTGCAGATTTTACAAAGTCTTCAGCCACCATTGAAAATTGATGGCAAAACAATTGGTGTTGATTTTGCAAAGAGTGCCAGAAA AGATTTGCTTCTCCCAGATGGTAACCGGGTCAGTGCCTTCTCTGTGGCAAGCACAGCCATCGCTGCAGCTCAGTGGTCATCTACCCAG CctcagagtggagaaggaggCACCATTGACTACAGCTATCTCCAGCCAGGGCAAGATGGTTATACCCAGTATGCGCAG TACTCGCAGGACTACCAGCAGTACTACCAGAGTCAGGCTGGAGCGTTGGACACAGAAGCAGCTATTATATCAG GTGCTCCAGTTACCACCACTACAGCAGCTGTTGTATCCCAGAGTCCTCAGCTATATAATCAACAGCCCAACTCTCCTGATTCTCCG ACTGAAACAGCACAGCCAAGCACCAGCACCCAGGCACAGTCAGCTTCTCCAACTGGTGTGGTCCCTGGCACCAAATGTG CTGTCCCTGACACCTCTACCTACCAGTACGATGAGTCTTCAGGATATTATTATGATCCCATAACAGGGCTCTATTATGATCCTAACTCCCAG TATTACTACAATGCCCTAACCCAGCAGTACCTTTACTGGGATGGCGAGAAAGAGACCTACATGCCTGCTGCAGAGGGTATAACATACCAGCAAACTAGTGCACCTTCCAGCAaagaagggaaggagaagaaagagaaaccCAAGAGTAAAACCGCTCAGCAG ATTGCTAAAGACATGGAGCGCTGGGCAAAGAGCttaaacaaacagaaagagaATTTTAAGAATAGCTTCCAGCCACTCTGCTCCAGGGAGGAAGAAAGGAGGGAATCGGCAGCAGCAGATGCTGGCTTTGCTCTTTTCGAGAAAAAG GGCACATTGTCTGAGAGACAGCAGGTCATGCCAGAGGTGGTAAAGAACGGAGAGGAGGAGAATCCACTCAAA CGTGGCCTGGTGGCTGCCTACAGTGGAGATAGCGATAATGAGGAGGACCTGCTGGAAAGAATCGAGAATGAGGAAGAGAAGCTGACTGACTGGAAGAAGCTGGCCTGTCTGCTGTGTAGGAGGCAGTTTCCAAACAAAGATGCCTTGGTCCGACACCAGCAGCTCTCTGACCTGCACAAG CAAAACATGGATATCTACAGGCGATCTAGGCTGTCGGAGCAGGAACTTGAAGCACTGGAGCTGCGTGAGAGAGAG ATGAAATACAGAGACAGAGCTGCTGAACGGCGAGAGAAATACGGTATCCCGGAACCCCCTGAGCCGAAGCGCAAGAAGGTGTTTGATGCTGGCACAGT GAATTATGAGCAACCCACTAAAGATGGCATTGACCATAGTAATATTGGCAACAAAATGCTTCAGGCCATGGGCTGGAGGGAAGGTTCGGGACTTGGAAGGAAATGCCAGGgtatcacagctcccattgag